CCCTTCAGGTGTAACAATTTTTAATCCTAAAACATGGTTAGTAGTCACACCATACTTGAGACAATGCACTCCACCAGAATTTTCGGCAATGTTACCGCCAATAGAGCAAATAATTTGGCTGGAAGGATCGGGAGCGTAGTAAAAACCAGCACCACTAACAGTTTGTGTTACCCAACTATTAATTACTCCTGGCTGCACGACAACGCGCTGATTTTCTAAATCAGTGCTTAATATTTGCCGCATTAATGAAGTGACAATTAAAATAGAATTTTCTAATGGTAAAGCCCCACCAGATAGACCAGTGCCAGAACCACGTGCGATGAAGGGGACAGAATACTGGTTGCATATTTTCACCACTTGGGCAACTTGTTCTGTAGTTCTAGGTAAGACCACTACAGCCGGACGTTGGCGATAGCTAGTTAAACCATCACATTCATAAGTAATAAGTTCTTCGCGGCGTTGTATCACGCCATTTTTACCAAGTGCAGCCTCGAATGCTTTGATAATAGGTTGCCAGTTACGTTGTTTTTTATCTTGGGTAAGCATAGTTTTTTACTGTTAAAGATAGATAACTACAAGTTGCTTAAAATTGAAATGACTTCTTGAGATAAATCTAAAGCTGTTATTTTAATGCCAGCTAATCCAGGATATTTATCAACATAATCTGCTTGTATACGATACATTCACAACTGTTTTAAGTTATTGGCAATTAGCTCTCATGGCGTATTGTAGGTTGAGTGAGATGGGTTGATCTCCATTGTACATTTTGATGAAGCCAAAAGTGCTTTTTTATAAATGCACTGAGATGAGGTGAGGTAACTGTGCAGCATTAAATTAGTCGTTACAGTTTTACAGATTAATAAATAAACTTTCCGGTCTTGTCAATATAGCGTTGCTGTTTGCCAATTTCGACTTTTGCTATTCCTTCCAAAAAGTCCTCAACTTGATCAAACTGGGGTTGAATAACAATGCTTCCACTTTTGTCGATATAGCCCCATTTGTAGTCAATCTCGAACGTTGCCAACCCTTCAGAAAAGCCTGTATGATAAAAAGCATCTTCACCAAGTGAAAAATTAAACTGTGGTTGAATAACAATTCGTCCAGCCTTGTCAATATAGCCCCACTTGCCGTCAATCTTGACCATTGATAGCCCTTCAGAAAAGCCTCTCAAAGAAATAAAATCAAATTGGGGTTGAATGACCAAGCGCCCAGTTTTATTGATATAGCCCCATTTGTAGCCAATCCCGACTGCTGCCAGCCCTTCAGAAAAGCCGTAAATCTCGTCAAATTGGGGTTGAATAACAATGCGACCAGTCTTGTCAATGTAACCATACTTGCCATCAATTTCGACCGTTGCTAGCCCTTTGGAAAATTTACTAGCATTATCAAACTGGGGTTGAATGACGATGCGACCACTCTTGTCAATATAACCATACTTGCCATTAATTTCGACCGTTGCTAGCCCTTCAGAAAAGTCGCCAATATAATCTAACTCGGATTCAAACTGGGGTTGAATGACGATGCGCCCACTCTTGCCGATATAACCCCACTTGCCGTTAATTTTAAGGCTTGCCAGCCCTTCGGAAAATTCACTAGTCTGATCAAACTGGGGTTGAATGACGATGCGCCCACTCTGGTCAATATAGCCCCACTTGCTGTTAATTTTAACTTTTGACAGCCCTTCGGAAAATCTACTAGTCTGATCAAACTGGGGTTGAATGACGATGCGCCCACTCTGGTCGATATAGCCCCACTTGCCATCAATTTCGACCGTTGCTAGCCCTTTAGAAAATTTACTAGCATAATCAAACTGAGGTTGAATAACTAACCCACTTCGGTCAATATAGCCATATTTGTCACCAATCTTGATTGGTCTTGGTGATGCAGTACGAACTGATTGGTTTTCTATAGCCTGATTCAAAACTTGCAAAACTTCATTAGCATCTGCGTAGCGCTGACGAAAATCATAACGCACCATTTTGCTCAAAATTTCTACTAAGCCTTCGCTTACATACGCTTTATCCTGCCAAACGACTTCACCGTTATTGTCTTCTGGAAGTAGGCGGGGTGCAATTCCAGTTAGTGCTTGAATAGCTGTCATCCCTAACGCATAAATGTCACTGCTGAATTTTGGTCTTCCTAAAGCCTGTTCACTTGGCATATAACCCAAAGTGCCAATAGCAGCAGTGCGGCTGGTATGCCCAGAAGCATTTATCATGACAGTGCTAATTTCCTTCACTATCCCAAAGTCGATTAAAATTAGCTTGCCATTTGCCTTTTGCCGCATTATATTTGCTGGCTTAATATCCCGGTGTATCATATTATTCTGATGAAGATACGCCAGCACTTCTAAAAT
This region of Nostoc sp. UHCC 0302 genomic DNA includes:
- a CDS encoding WG repeat-containing protein, encoding MIVSVGVRSHSSHSNSKPVYLQPAYCVKIYIEAISTISTMSGQILRQRYRVIQKLGAGGFGETFLAEDLDIPVEPKPKCVVKRIQPQMMDTDVLRMFEREAQTLYNLGQNHNQIPKLFAYFQENGEFYLIQEFIDGNDLSQEITLDNQWSEVEVIKFLREILEVLAYLHQNNMIHRDIKPANIMRQKANGKLILIDFGIVKEISTVMINASGHTSRTAAIGTLGYMPSEQALGRPKFSSDIYALGMTAIQALTGIAPRLLPEDNNGEVVWQDKAYVSEGLVEILSKMVRYDFRQRYADANEVLQVLNQAIENQSVRTASPRPIKIGDKYGYIDRSGLVIQPQFDYASKFSKGLATVEIDGKWGYIDQSGRIVIQPQFDQTSRFSEGLSKVKINSKWGYIDQSGRIVIQPQFDQTSEFSEGLASLKINGKWGYIGKSGRIVIQPQFESELDYIGDFSEGLATVEINGKYGYIDKSGRIVIQPQFDNASKFSKGLATVEIDGKYGYIDKTGRIVIQPQFDEIYGFSEGLAAVGIGYKWGYINKTGRLVIQPQFDFISLRGFSEGLSMVKIDGKWGYIDKAGRIVIQPQFNFSLGEDAFYHTGFSEGLATFEIDYKWGYIDKSGSIVIQPQFDQVEDFLEGIAKVEIGKQQRYIDKTGKFIY